The following is a genomic window from Dehalogenimonas sp. 4OHTPN.
ACTGGTAGAATCCCCGCCCGATAGCTTAGAATAGCGGGCGTGAAAGCGCTCATCCAGCGGGTTTCCCGGGCCAGAGTCATCGTCGGCGGCGAGGTCGCCGGAGAAATTTCCGGCGGCTTGCTGGCTTTCATCGGGGTGGCGGCGGGCGACCAAAAGGCCGACGCCGACTACCTGGTGAACAAAATGGTCAATCTGAGAATCTTCGCCGACGCCGATTCAAAGTTCAACCTTTCGCTTCTCGACGTTAAAGGCGAGTTGCTGCTGGTCAGCCAGTTCACCCTCATCGCCGATACCAGGAAAGGCCGCCGCCCCAGCTTCACCGACGCCGCCCCGCCGGATGTGGCCGAATTCATGTTCAACGAGTTCGTAGCCGAGGCCAGAAAGACCGGGGTCAAGGTCGAAACAGGCAAATTCCAGGCGCACATGCACGTAGAGCTGGTCAACGACGGCCCGGTGACGATCATAATTGATTCCGGCGAGCGGCTGCGGGCGCGGGGGTGACCATGGAAGATTTCGAACTTAAAGACGACCTGATCAGCCTTTGGCCGAATCGGCGGATCCAGGCCGCGGCGGTCTACACCGCGGTCATCGAATCAATGCCCGAGCTCAGCCGGTGGATGCCGTGGGCCCACCCCGGATACAGCGTCGGCGACAGCCAGAACTGGTTGAAAATGAGCGCCGAATGCTGGCGCGATGAAACAGCTTATGAATTTGCTATCATCGATAACCGCGATGGGTCTTACATCGGCGGTGCCGGGCTGAATCACCTGGACAGGCTCAACAAAGTGGCCAACCTGGGCTACTGGATACGCAGCAGCCGCTGCAAACAGGGCATCGCTACTCGCGCCGCCAGGCTCCTGGTCAGGTTCGGGCTCGATACTCTGAAATTCAACCGCATCGAGATTCTGGCGGCCGTGGAAAACCGAGGCAGCCAGCGGGTGGCGGAAAAGACCGGAGCGGTGCGCGAGGGCATCCTGAGG
Proteins encoded in this region:
- a CDS encoding GNAT family protein, with protein sequence MEDFELKDDLISLWPNRRIQAAAVYTAVIESMPELSRWMPWAHPGYSVGDSQNWLKMSAECWRDETAYEFAIIDNRDGSYIGGAGLNHLDRLNKVANLGYWIRSSRCKQGIATRAARLLVRFGLDTLKFNRIEILAAVENRGSQRVAEKTGAVREGILRNQLSLSDGIHDAVIFSIIPSDLR
- the dtd gene encoding D-aminoacyl-tRNA deacylase, producing MKALIQRVSRARVIVGGEVAGEISGGLLAFIGVAAGDQKADADYLVNKMVNLRIFADADSKFNLSLLDVKGELLLVSQFTLIADTRKGRRPSFTDAAPPDVAEFMFNEFVAEARKTGVKVETGKFQAHMHVELVNDGPVTIIIDSGERLRARG